In the genome of Microbacterium endophyticum, one region contains:
- a CDS encoding class I SAM-dependent methyltransferase, producing MNGDDIDIEWADAREANLRNWNDRVAIHEEAYELSEFDNPRYVSRVVQDDLPVLSRFLPAQSLHGLELCHLQCHIGTDTVSLARAGASVTGVDFSAPALESARRLAERAQVRASWVLTDVLDAAAAVRTTFDVVYTSIGTITWLADLEKWATQIATLLKPGGVFFIRDGHPILYSLDEDAPDLQLRYRYFDVGSAQAWDDESTYAGNGKVTNTRTYEWPHPLSRIVMSLISAGLHIEFFDEGDTLPWRFSERMIEVDGGYAWPASERDVVPCTYTIVARNNRQAPKAP from the coding sequence ATGAATGGCGACGACATCGACATCGAGTGGGCCGACGCGCGAGAAGCGAATCTCAGAAACTGGAATGATCGCGTTGCGATCCATGAAGAAGCCTATGAGCTCAGCGAATTCGACAACCCACGCTATGTCTCGCGCGTAGTTCAAGATGACCTGCCAGTGCTCTCCCGGTTTCTGCCCGCCCAATCACTGCACGGGCTCGAGCTGTGCCATTTGCAATGCCATATCGGTACCGACACGGTTTCTCTTGCCCGTGCCGGCGCCAGCGTCACAGGAGTCGACTTCTCGGCTCCTGCACTCGAGTCCGCCCGGCGACTAGCTGAACGCGCGCAGGTGCGAGCGTCTTGGGTGCTGACAGATGTCCTCGACGCTGCAGCCGCAGTGCGCACGACGTTTGATGTCGTCTACACGAGCATTGGAACAATCACATGGCTCGCTGATCTAGAGAAATGGGCGACGCAGATCGCGACGCTTCTCAAACCGGGCGGGGTTTTCTTCATCCGTGATGGACACCCGATCCTTTATTCGCTCGACGAGGATGCTCCCGATTTGCAGCTGCGATACCGCTACTTCGACGTCGGTAGCGCGCAAGCGTGGGACGACGAATCTACCTATGCCGGCAACGGCAAGGTCACGAACACGCGTACCTATGAGTGGCCGCATCCACTATCGCGGATCGTCATGTCTCTCATTTCCGCCGGCCTTCACATCGAGTTCTTCGACGAGGGCGACACGTTGCCCTGGCGCTTCAGCGAGCGGATGATCGAAGTGGACGGGGGCTACGCGTGGCCGGCATCGGAACGCGATGTCGTGCCATGTACGTACACGATTGTTGCGCGGAACAACCGACAGGCACCGAAAGCTCCGTAA
- the uvrB gene encoding excinuclease ABC subunit UvrB, which yields MQPTRSVRPFEVVSEYEPSGDQPKAIADLAARVNAGETDVVLLGATGTGKSATTAWLVEQVQRPTLILAHNKTLAAQLANEFRELLPHNAVEYFVSYYDYYQPEAYVPQTDTFIEKDSSINSEVERLRHSTTNSLLSRRDVVVVSTVSCIYGLGAPEEYLRAMVALQVGERYDRDALIRQFISMQYNRNDVDFSRGNFRVRGDTIEIIPVYEEYAIRIELFGDEIEALYMLHPLTGDVIQKMQSVPIFPASHYVAGTDVVQRAIGTIEEELAERLKEFESQGKLLEAQRLRMRTTFDLEMLQQLGFCSGIENYSRHLDVREPGEPPHTLLDFFPDDFLLVIDESHVTVPQIGAMYEGDASRKRTLVEHGFRLPSAMDNRPLRWDEFKNRIGQTVYLSATPGRYEMGIADGVVEQIIRPTGLVDPEIIVKPSKGQIDDLLEEIRLRVERDERVLVTTLTKKMSEELTDFLSEHGVRVRYLHSDVDTLRRVELLTELRAGVYDVLVGINLLREGLDLPEVSLVSILDADKEGFLRSGTSLIQTIGRAARNVSGQVHMYADKITDSMRKAIDETDRRREKQVAYNKEHGVDPQPLRKKIADITDALLREGADTKAMLARSEASGKGKKKAPTPNLRSGGIASEGADQLRSTIADLSDQMLTAASELKFELAARLRDEVQDMKKDLRAMERAGHA from the coding sequence ATGCAGCCGACTCGTTCCGTACGTCCGTTTGAGGTCGTCAGCGAATATGAACCCTCAGGTGACCAGCCCAAGGCGATCGCTGATCTCGCGGCGCGAGTGAATGCCGGCGAGACAGATGTCGTCCTGTTGGGGGCGACGGGTACCGGAAAGTCTGCGACGACAGCGTGGCTCGTCGAGCAGGTTCAACGACCAACCCTTATCCTCGCGCACAACAAGACGCTAGCCGCCCAGCTTGCAAATGAGTTTCGAGAGCTGCTTCCGCACAATGCAGTCGAGTATTTCGTGTCTTACTACGACTATTACCAGCCTGAAGCGTATGTCCCACAGACTGACACTTTCATCGAGAAAGACTCGTCGATCAACTCCGAAGTGGAGCGACTGCGTCACTCCACGACGAACTCGCTGCTGTCTCGTCGCGACGTAGTCGTTGTTTCTACAGTTTCGTGTATCTACGGTCTCGGTGCGCCCGAAGAGTACCTGCGAGCGATGGTCGCGCTCCAAGTGGGAGAGCGGTACGACCGTGACGCATTGATTCGGCAGTTCATTTCAATGCAGTACAACCGCAACGACGTCGACTTTTCACGTGGCAACTTCCGCGTCCGCGGCGACACCATCGAAATTATTCCGGTGTATGAGGAGTATGCGATTCGCATCGAGTTATTCGGCGATGAGATCGAGGCTTTGTACATGCTGCATCCGCTGACGGGTGACGTCATCCAGAAGATGCAGTCTGTGCCGATTTTCCCGGCATCTCACTACGTTGCGGGGACAGACGTCGTGCAGCGCGCGATCGGCACTATCGAAGAAGAATTGGCCGAGCGGCTCAAGGAATTCGAATCCCAGGGAAAGCTGCTCGAAGCTCAGCGGTTGCGCATGCGGACGACTTTCGACTTGGAGATGCTGCAGCAGCTCGGTTTCTGCTCGGGCATTGAGAACTATTCTCGCCATCTCGATGTGCGTGAGCCGGGGGAGCCGCCCCATACACTTCTAGACTTCTTCCCCGATGACTTTTTGCTCGTCATCGATGAGTCACACGTGACAGTCCCGCAGATTGGTGCAATGTACGAGGGGGATGCCTCGCGCAAGCGCACGCTCGTCGAACACGGTTTCCGTCTTCCGAGTGCGATGGACAATCGCCCACTTCGGTGGGACGAGTTCAAAAATCGAATCGGCCAGACGGTCTATCTGTCTGCGACGCCCGGCCGTTATGAGATGGGAATCGCTGATGGCGTCGTCGAGCAGATCATTCGCCCGACTGGCTTGGTTGATCCAGAAATCATCGTGAAGCCCTCTAAGGGTCAAATTGACGATCTCCTGGAAGAGATTCGCCTGCGTGTTGAGCGCGACGAGCGTGTCTTGGTCACCACTCTGACAAAGAAGATGTCAGAAGAGCTCACTGATTTCCTGAGCGAGCACGGCGTCCGTGTGCGTTATCTGCACTCAGATGTCGACACTTTGCGCCGAGTCGAGTTGCTGACGGAGTTGCGCGCTGGCGTGTACGACGTACTCGTCGGTATCAATCTTTTGCGAGAGGGCCTTGATTTGCCTGAAGTGTCACTCGTCTCGATTCTGGACGCCGACAAAGAAGGATTTTTGCGCTCGGGAACCTCGCTGATCCAGACGATCGGGCGCGCAGCACGTAACGTGTCGGGGCAAGTTCACATGTACGCCGATAAGATCACGGACTCGATGCGCAAGGCAATCGACGAAACGGACCGGCGCCGAGAAAAACAGGTTGCTTACAACAAGGAACACGGTGTGGATCCGCAACCGCTTCGAAAGAAAATCGCCGACATCACTGATGCGCTTCTTCGCGAAGGGGCAGACACGAAAGCGATGTTGGCAAGGAGCGAAGCATCCGGTAAAGGAAAGAAGAAGGCGCCAACCCCCAATCTCCGAAGCGGCGGCATTGCCTCGGAGGGTGCCGATCAGTTGCGATCAACGATCGCTGATTTGTCCGACCAGATGCTCACCGCGGCATCCGAGTTGAAATTCGAACTCGCCGCGCGACTTCGCGACGAAGTGCAAGACATGAAGAAAGATCTGCGTGCCATGGAGCGGGCTGGACACGCCTAG
- a CDS encoding MFS transporter yields the protein MNDAAASTAIPTVTGAPRRPALVLTALILAALVCNINLAAANIALPEIGDAFGAGQTSLNLVALGCSLGLAMSVLYLGALADRYGRKQLLLVGLALTVLASFFAAFAPSIELLIIARLFTGIAAGMAYPTTLSLITALWVQGKRRTTAIALWSSVSAMSSVIGSVLAGLLLEKFWWGSAFLLAAPIAAVGFILVAFVVPSHVAESGDRVDHFGGVLSVFAVAALVLGIGIVFAPGDEQAGITLIVLAVVLFAAFAWRQMTAVNPLYQLKVARRRMFWVPALAGMVVFGALMGFMFVAQQFLQDILGYGTLDAGLAAIPAAVGLLLIAPFSARLVSSKGTRATMLAGYGLVFVGFVTTLFWREDTPYWLVGAGFFIIGCGVAFAMTPASRALTDSTPVHRVGMASATSDLQRDLGGSILQALLGAILAAGFARSFGKLISSSSESATVTAEITRALQASYSSALHVADKYPQYKDQILAGATQSLVTGALGAYLVGAIAIIVGAALIAIFVPSHAREKELLIEYARRDAADIS from the coding sequence ATGAACGACGCAGCAGCCAGCACTGCTATACCCACGGTGACCGGCGCACCTCGACGTCCTGCGCTCGTGCTGACGGCACTTATCTTGGCCGCCCTGGTCTGCAACATCAACCTAGCGGCAGCCAATATCGCCCTTCCCGAAATTGGGGATGCCTTCGGCGCAGGTCAGACCTCCCTCAATCTTGTCGCATTGGGCTGTTCGCTGGGGCTCGCGATGTCGGTGCTCTATCTCGGAGCGCTGGCTGATCGCTATGGACGCAAGCAGCTCCTCCTCGTGGGGCTCGCGCTCACGGTGCTCGCCAGCTTCTTCGCTGCATTCGCACCGTCGATCGAGCTGCTCATCATCGCGCGGCTCTTCACCGGTATCGCGGCGGGTATGGCCTACCCGACGACTCTTTCTCTCATAACCGCACTGTGGGTGCAGGGAAAGCGGCGAACAACCGCTATTGCGCTTTGGTCCAGCGTGTCCGCGATGTCATCGGTCATCGGATCGGTCCTGGCGGGCCTTCTGCTGGAGAAGTTCTGGTGGGGCTCGGCCTTTCTGCTGGCAGCACCAATTGCGGCTGTCGGTTTCATTCTTGTGGCTTTTGTCGTCCCGTCGCACGTCGCTGAATCCGGCGACCGCGTGGATCATTTCGGAGGCGTGCTCTCGGTATTCGCCGTCGCTGCGCTGGTCCTCGGAATCGGGATCGTCTTCGCACCGGGAGACGAGCAGGCAGGTATCACCCTCATCGTGCTAGCTGTCGTGCTCTTCGCAGCCTTTGCCTGGCGTCAGATGACCGCCGTGAACCCGCTCTACCAGCTCAAGGTCGCGCGACGACGGATGTTCTGGGTACCGGCTCTTGCGGGCATGGTTGTCTTCGGCGCGCTCATGGGATTCATGTTCGTTGCACAACAGTTTCTGCAAGACATCTTGGGATACGGCACTCTCGATGCTGGACTCGCGGCAATACCCGCAGCGGTCGGCCTGCTTCTCATCGCACCGTTCTCGGCGCGTCTAGTTTCGTCGAAAGGCACGAGAGCGACGATGCTCGCCGGATACGGGCTGGTATTCGTAGGGTTCGTGACCACACTGTTCTGGCGTGAGGACACTCCTTACTGGTTGGTGGGTGCGGGTTTCTTCATCATCGGATGCGGCGTCGCGTTTGCCATGACGCCTGCATCTCGCGCGCTCACCGACTCCACGCCGGTGCACCGTGTCGGAATGGCTTCTGCGACATCCGATCTCCAACGCGACCTGGGGGGCTCCATCCTGCAAGCGCTTCTTGGCGCAATCCTGGCCGCGGGCTTCGCTCGTTCATTCGGCAAACTCATCTCATCGAGTTCGGAGTCGGCCACCGTGACCGCCGAAATCACTCGTGCGCTGCAAGCGTCGTATTCGTCGGCGCTTCATGTCGCGGATAAGTATCCGCAATACAAAGACCAGATACTCGCGGGCGCGACACAGAGTCTCGTCACCGGCGCCCTCGGCGCCTACCTGGTCGGAGCAATAGCGATCATTGTGGGGGCCGCTCTGATTGCGATCTTCGTTCCGTCGCATGCGCGCGAAAAAGAACTCCTCATCGAGTACGCACGACGGGATGCCGCCGACATCAGCTAA
- a CDS encoding MarR family winged helix-turn-helix transcriptional regulator, with the protein MSDELRLENQVCFALVTAARNIVSIYRPVLEPLGLTHPQYLVMLTLWERSPRSLNDIASDLAMEPATLSPLIKRLEVQGRVTRRRRATDERVLDIALTPAGVSLRAAALGIPAEIMRRVGVDEAALAQLRDGLAPFAARKEP; encoded by the coding sequence ATGTCAGACGAGCTTCGTCTTGAAAACCAGGTGTGCTTCGCACTCGTGACCGCTGCTCGAAACATCGTGTCGATATATCGTCCGGTGCTTGAGCCGCTCGGGCTCACCCACCCGCAGTACCTCGTAATGCTCACACTGTGGGAACGTTCGCCGCGATCGCTTAACGACATTGCTAGTGATCTCGCAATGGAGCCGGCGACACTTTCACCGCTTATCAAGCGGCTCGAAGTTCAGGGGAGGGTCACCCGTAGACGTCGCGCAACTGATGAGCGAGTGTTGGACATCGCGCTCACACCGGCGGGCGTCAGTTTGCGGGCCGCCGCGCTTGGGATACCGGCCGAGATCATGCGTCGAGTTGGCGTCGACGAGGCGGCTCTTGCTCAGCTAAGAGATGGGCTCGCGCCCTTCGCGGCGCGCAAAGAACCGTGA
- a CDS encoding sensor histidine kinase, protein MKRGNGIASPAETPRGEWALAHIGRRSGTYDDADRARSALLNQVPLCAVVLVIVILEFAGGATADPGFFLLGVLLIFASAGATLIVPWDRGGPLFIAVIPLIDVFAIAILRAASPAGGYGLLWVFPAMWLGSLGLALFITSVIVIPALYWTLLVFSGTIFGLFSAFVLPVVLCAVSYASFTASRRFTAQRALTVSRSEVLAGALTRAHRHERLVTDVLDAVDFGVVRFTASGDVTFMNDSYCRLVDTIPGLSDADDMAADLYASDGTTKISPRDSSIARALRGEFFDRDLLWHGRPTARRWAVRSTARKIRDERGLDAGTVVIVQDVTAELTAQRARDELIASISHELRTPLTSLMGHLELALDDHQLSARTHENLTVAGRSGDRLGEIVAEVLAASRASRLSLDMTISPEDLDVATLLLRSAEEFRPIAADRAITINVDGVRSAHVTADPVRLRQVFDNLISNAIEFNRDGGLVTIVSGEDSEWGTTITVHDTGVGIPLAAQERLFDRFFRGGARKTGGTGLGLSISRDIVRAHSGEISFSTDLGSGSSFTVHLPARAGAVEKLTRSDGESAP, encoded by the coding sequence ATGAAGCGCGGAAACGGCATAGCGTCGCCAGCGGAGACTCCGCGCGGTGAGTGGGCGCTGGCCCACATCGGGCGAAGATCCGGCACCTACGACGATGCTGATCGTGCGCGCAGCGCGCTGCTGAACCAAGTACCCCTGTGTGCGGTCGTGCTCGTGATCGTCATACTGGAGTTCGCAGGAGGCGCGACTGCTGATCCTGGCTTTTTTCTACTCGGGGTGCTTCTCATCTTTGCATCGGCTGGCGCCACCCTCATCGTGCCGTGGGACCGGGGCGGACCGCTTTTTATCGCTGTCATTCCGCTGATCGACGTCTTCGCAATCGCGATACTGCGCGCGGCTAGCCCGGCTGGTGGGTATGGCTTGCTCTGGGTGTTCCCCGCGATGTGGTTGGGCTCACTAGGGCTGGCACTGTTCATTACGAGCGTTATCGTGATTCCAGCGCTCTACTGGACGCTGCTCGTATTCTCCGGGACGATATTCGGTCTTTTCTCAGCGTTTGTGCTTCCTGTGGTCCTCTGTGCAGTGTCCTATGCAAGTTTCACGGCATCGCGGCGCTTTACGGCACAACGCGCGCTCACTGTTTCGCGATCGGAAGTTTTGGCGGGCGCGTTGACGCGCGCTCACCGCCATGAGCGGCTCGTCACTGACGTGCTCGATGCTGTTGACTTCGGTGTCGTTCGGTTCACCGCCAGCGGCGATGTCACATTCATGAATGACTCTTACTGCCGGCTGGTTGACACCATCCCGGGGCTGTCGGACGCTGACGATATGGCCGCAGATCTCTACGCATCGGACGGAACGACCAAGATCTCGCCCCGCGACAGTTCGATTGCGCGAGCGCTCCGAGGGGAGTTTTTCGACCGCGACCTGTTGTGGCACGGCCGCCCCACTGCGCGCAGGTGGGCAGTGCGGAGCACGGCCCGAAAAATCCGCGACGAACGCGGCTTGGATGCGGGCACAGTCGTGATCGTGCAGGACGTGACGGCCGAGCTTACAGCGCAGCGCGCACGGGATGAACTCATCGCCTCTATTTCCCATGAGCTGAGAACACCGCTCACATCGCTCATGGGGCATCTCGAACTTGCCCTTGACGACCATCAACTCTCCGCGCGCACACACGAGAACCTTACGGTCGCGGGACGAAGTGGAGATCGGCTTGGGGAAATCGTCGCAGAGGTATTGGCGGCATCCCGAGCGTCTCGACTTTCGCTCGATATGACGATTTCTCCGGAGGACCTCGACGTTGCGACCCTGCTGCTCAGATCAGCCGAGGAATTCCGTCCGATCGCAGCTGATCGTGCGATCACGATCAATGTCGATGGCGTTCGCTCAGCACACGTAACCGCAGATCCCGTGAGGCTGCGTCAAGTCTTCGATAACCTCATCAGCAACGCGATCGAATTCAACCGTGACGGCGGACTCGTGACAATCGTCTCGGGCGAAGACAGTGAATGGGGGACGACGATCACGGTTCATGACACGGGGGTCGGTATTCCACTTGCGGCCCAGGAGCGCCTGTTCGATCGCTTTTTTCGCGGAGGGGCTAGAAAGACGGGCGGCACGGGGCTTGGGCTGTCGATTAGCCGTGACATCGTCAGGGCACACAGCGGCGAGATATCTTTCTCGACTGATCTCGGCTCCGGCTCTTCGTTCACCGTTCATCTTCCTGCTCGCGCGGGAGCCGTCGAAAAGCTCACACGGTCTGATGGTGAGTCGGCACCGTGA
- the coaE gene encoding dephospho-CoA kinase, translating into MPLVALTGGIASGKSTVAQLLAAKGAVIVDADQIVRDVQAPGTPVFAKIVAVFGKDVVRPDGSLDRAALGERVFTDSHALAELNAIVHPAVRRESQRRFDAAFASHERAVVVYDVPLLVEARVDDPWDLIVVTHAPAATRVERLVELRGMERRHAEDRIAAQVSDEARLAVADVVIDTTGSMAETTAQVESLWEQIGSR; encoded by the coding sequence ATGCCGTTAGTTGCCTTAACCGGAGGGATCGCCTCGGGTAAGTCCACCGTTGCACAGCTGCTCGCGGCCAAGGGCGCCGTCATCGTCGACGCGGATCAGATCGTGCGAGATGTCCAGGCTCCTGGAACTCCCGTGTTCGCAAAGATCGTTGCAGTATTCGGAAAGGATGTCGTGAGGCCAGACGGCTCTCTCGATCGTGCCGCGCTAGGTGAGCGAGTGTTTACTGATTCTCATGCACTCGCAGAACTCAATGCGATTGTGCATCCTGCGGTGCGCCGAGAATCACAGCGCCGATTCGACGCCGCGTTCGCATCGCACGAGCGAGCTGTCGTCGTATACGACGTCCCCTTGTTAGTGGAGGCGCGTGTGGATGACCCGTGGGACTTGATCGTCGTCACGCATGCACCGGCGGCGACTCGTGTTGAACGCTTAGTTGAGCTTCGTGGTATGGAACGCAGGCACGCTGAAGACCGAATCGCGGCGCAAGTGTCCGACGAAGCCCGTCTCGCTGTTGCCGATGTGGTCATCGACACCACTGGATCCATGGCGGAGACGACCGCGCAGGTCGAGAGCTTGTGGGAGCAAATCGGGAGTCGTTAG
- the uvrA gene encoding excinuclease ABC subunit UvrA codes for MPIVPVSDLGHNTGTLSVRGARVHNLKNVDLDIPRDSLVVFTGLSGSGKSSLAFDTIFAEGQRRYVESLSAYARQFLGQVDRPDVDFIEGLSPAVSIDQKSTNRNPRSTVGTITEIYDYMRLLWARIGVPHCPECGEIIQRQTVQQIADQLMELAEGTRYQVVAPIVSQKKGEFVDLFKELSAKGYARAVVDGDLVQLAEPPTLKKSYKHDIAVVVDRLVAGPEILSRVTDSVETALGLAGGTLQVNFVDEEGDDAWQNFSEKLACPNGHPLQLTEIEPRTFSFNAPFGACPTCSGLGTRMSVDIELMLGDEDLSINEGVVIPWTTQGKGLFQYYERLLEGLSADLEFSLDTPWKSLPQEVKDAVLHGNDFKVSVKWKNRFGREMRYTSGFEGVAPYIERQYQQAESDGARQRWGEYLREIPCGVCDGARLKPEVLAVMVNDHSIADAASLSLADAQVFFAQLQLTDREVKIAAAVLREIRARLDFLIQVGLTYLSLSRAAGSLSGGEAQRIRLATQIGSGLTGVLYVLDEPSIGLHQRDNRRLIDTLLALKNLGNTLIVVEHDEETIQAADWVVDIGPRAGVDGGNVVHSGPYTQLLAESRSLTADYLSGRRQIDVPAKRRPIDKKRQISVVGARANNLQNVTANFPLGVLTAVTGVSGSGKSSLVNGILYEVLASRLNGARRVPGKHTRVTGLDNLDKVVHVDQAPIGRTPRSNPATYTGVFDRIRNLFSDTPEAKARGYQAGRFSFNVKGGRCEACSGDGTIKIEMNFLPDVYVDCEVCGGKRYNRDTLSVHYKGKNIAEVLEMPIAEAADFFEPIQAIHRYMKTLVDVGLGYVRLGQSATTLSGGEAQRVKLATELQRRSNGRSIYVLDEPTTGLHFEDVSLLLSVLNSLVDKGNTVVVIEHNLDVIKSADWVIDLGPEGGSGGGTIVATGTPEAVAKEKSSYTGAFLAEVLDAQAQRKAG; via the coding sequence GTGCCCATCGTGCCTGTTTCTGACCTCGGCCACAACACTGGAACCCTCAGTGTTCGTGGTGCTCGCGTCCACAATCTTAAGAACGTCGACCTTGATATTCCGCGAGATTCTCTCGTCGTTTTCACCGGACTCTCCGGGTCGGGAAAATCGAGCCTGGCGTTCGACACGATCTTCGCTGAGGGTCAGCGTCGTTACGTCGAATCTCTGAGTGCTTATGCACGTCAGTTCCTCGGCCAGGTAGATCGTCCCGACGTCGACTTCATCGAGGGCCTCAGTCCTGCTGTGTCGATCGACCAGAAGTCTACGAACCGCAACCCGCGTTCCACCGTCGGTACGATCACCGAGATCTACGACTACATGCGACTTTTGTGGGCACGCATCGGAGTACCGCACTGTCCAGAGTGTGGCGAAATCATTCAGCGGCAAACCGTGCAGCAAATCGCGGATCAGCTCATGGAGCTCGCCGAGGGCACGCGCTACCAGGTCGTTGCGCCCATCGTGTCGCAGAAGAAGGGGGAGTTCGTTGACCTTTTCAAGGAACTCTCCGCGAAGGGTTACGCGCGCGCGGTCGTCGACGGCGATTTGGTTCAATTGGCCGAGCCGCCGACCCTGAAAAAGAGCTACAAACACGACATCGCTGTCGTAGTCGATCGGCTTGTTGCGGGTCCTGAAATCCTCAGCCGCGTCACTGACTCGGTCGAAACAGCGCTCGGTCTTGCGGGTGGCACCCTTCAAGTGAATTTCGTTGATGAAGAGGGAGATGACGCGTGGCAGAACTTCAGCGAAAAGCTGGCCTGTCCGAACGGTCATCCTTTGCAACTCACGGAGATCGAACCGCGCACCTTCTCATTCAACGCTCCCTTCGGCGCGTGCCCCACGTGTTCCGGCCTCGGAACCCGCATGTCGGTCGATATCGAGCTGATGCTCGGCGACGAAGATCTCTCGATCAACGAGGGTGTTGTGATCCCTTGGACCACTCAAGGCAAGGGGCTGTTTCAGTACTACGAGCGGCTACTCGAAGGACTTTCGGCCGATCTTGAATTCTCACTCGACACCCCATGGAAATCGCTCCCGCAAGAAGTAAAAGACGCCGTACTTCATGGAAACGACTTCAAAGTCTCGGTGAAGTGGAAGAACCGCTTCGGTCGAGAAATGCGATACACCTCTGGTTTCGAGGGTGTTGCGCCCTACATTGAACGGCAGTATCAGCAGGCTGAATCAGACGGTGCGCGCCAACGTTGGGGGGAGTACCTTCGCGAGATTCCGTGCGGCGTCTGCGATGGCGCACGTCTGAAGCCAGAAGTGCTCGCCGTCATGGTCAACGATCATTCCATCGCGGATGCGGCGAGTTTGAGCTTGGCTGATGCTCAGGTGTTCTTCGCCCAGCTCCAGCTCACAGATCGCGAAGTGAAGATTGCGGCAGCTGTATTGCGTGAAATCCGTGCGCGACTCGACTTCCTCATTCAAGTGGGGCTCACTTATCTGAGCCTGTCGCGAGCCGCGGGCTCGCTGTCAGGAGGCGAAGCTCAGCGAATCCGTCTCGCCACCCAGATCGGCTCGGGGCTCACCGGTGTGCTCTATGTTTTGGATGAGCCATCCATCGGACTCCACCAGCGCGATAACCGTCGCTTGATCGACACCCTCTTGGCGCTCAAGAACCTGGGAAACACACTCATTGTCGTAGAGCATGACGAGGAGACAATTCAGGCGGCGGATTGGGTCGTCGACATCGGCCCCCGCGCCGGCGTGGACGGCGGAAACGTCGTGCACTCGGGGCCCTATACGCAGCTGCTTGCCGAATCTCGCTCTTTGACTGCCGACTACTTGTCCGGACGCCGGCAGATCGACGTGCCAGCTAAACGGCGACCAATCGACAAGAAGCGTCAGATCTCTGTGGTTGGTGCTCGCGCGAACAACCTGCAGAATGTGACCGCCAACTTCCCACTCGGCGTGTTGACGGCAGTGACCGGCGTCAGTGGTTCGGGTAAGTCGTCGCTGGTCAACGGCATCCTCTATGAAGTGTTGGCCTCTCGGCTCAACGGTGCACGTCGCGTCCCGGGAAAACACACTCGTGTCACGGGCTTGGATAACCTCGACAAGGTCGTTCACGTTGATCAGGCGCCAATTGGCCGCACGCCACGATCAAACCCCGCAACCTATACCGGCGTCTTCGATCGCATCCGCAACCTTTTCAGTGATACTCCGGAGGCGAAAGCACGCGGCTATCAGGCGGGCCGGTTCAGCTTCAACGTCAAAGGTGGCCGTTGCGAAGCATGTTCGGGTGACGGAACGATCAAAATCGAGATGAACTTCTTGCCTGATGTGTACGTCGACTGCGAGGTGTGCGGTGGCAAGCGGTACAACCGCGACACTCTCTCGGTGCATTACAAGGGCAAGAACATCGCAGAGGTCCTCGAGATGCCGATCGCAGAGGCAGCAGATTTCTTCGAACCAATCCAAGCGATCCACCGCTATATGAAGACACTCGTCGATGTTGGCCTGGGATACGTGCGGCTCGGACAGTCAGCTACGACCCTGTCCGGCGGCGAAGCCCAACGAGTGAAGCTTGCAACCGAGCTTCAGCGTCGCAGCAACGGGCGTTCGATCTATGTACTTGACGAGCCGACGACAGGGCTCCACTTTGAGGATGTTTCTCTCCTTCTCAGTGTGCTGAACAGTCTTGTCGATAAGGGAAATACTGTCGTCGTCATCGAGCACAACCTCGATGTCATCAAGTCTGCGGACTGGGTTATCGACCTCGGGCCAGAAGGCGGCTCCGGTGGCGGCACTATCGTCGCCACCGGAACGCCAGAGGCGGTTGCAAAAGAGAAGTCGAGTTACACCGGAGCCTTCCTCGCGGAGGTGCTCGACGCCCAGGCACAACGCAAGGCGGGATAG